The following coding sequences are from one Procambarus clarkii isolate CNS0578487 chromosome 86, FALCON_Pclarkii_2.0, whole genome shotgun sequence window:
- the IntS8 gene encoding integrator complex subunit 8 isoform X1 has translation MASDIVAWFEFLLNPTLLESHLNQTNPEPSAIGLIIQFIYNSIKRTDGGNNEVETMDVSTQESNNKKKNALSVLALKTAAHLNWNLEIFEQKLPLHMQDALLIALLHETLEEMSSPTTHGTLDTGPLLPYQLFSVALYHRYALRALVRTKLPAKPIKVSNVPIPGQQDPTHESREVQEGILSVLERGGDVSVRILEQLLGAGEVRAPVLPTFTVHTHHTTVISHAWERCKSVADEQFKCQIHYDLGAYHFLQERYEDAYSHFSEACKLLPELGSHPDYCQVNEGKLRGYYKSCASLCSQSTPLEQRSLYDRFLHSSCSGFQDLIKILSEDNVALEIPSYLRKNLELELQAKPEKAPPGFLLQVQTLNTVRNVLEGDLWNSNYPAALAQGGKPGVQFLIQVLAAKFSRFTSSHKERIRLFFITVNLTSSIKEVLVPAIRICPPLKALFSQEELLAMWPQYEEGRACSNKTSPDATVTDPNNLNDIIWDLIHSYSPQVLKSAVMHYKNVMPPRLDVNKKEIPELNVKWEIPIPIYNTLMKLPQTSQRELVFLYIAKAVELAQAKSFQSALDLLDEACSNSSKLAGRDTARLSKLLMWMVLMTKIQHCLHELPCVDNSVMSDLTNEARKCLSAHNGRDGIAPWTGVNNWCILLLLNAGEWSSLLGGVSLPSHLYLLVLVKPLAATARALREKLTNKTVWYELWDIVVGVLGNSVQHKRSSSGQSTAVERHHDSVIMSRSAFLDFLENIREPSCLSIIISLLGHVLNLLNQEPSNEVHIDHLAMWPSTDVIVFRTLPKETVRETLVWVVDHATRLYPTATHTSAALCTSWHLSRADLSYMSDQYHSALAGYLTAVFVATDFLRNDNGGDQSVLTDSIIRRMIRCCMNLNCYTQAAILCQFLESIDYSTALRCLQERNSVDAMDAYYCCLWDVSLIEFIINMHQKRGEIQRRDKALKMMGLLEVNSNNNDEIQREAAKVRKHRFLRAMAKQYL, from the exons ATGGCTTCAGACATTGTTGCTTGGTTTGAATTCCTCCTTAATCCTACATTGTTAGAGTCTCACCTGAATCAAACAAATCCAG AACCATCTGCAATTGGACTGATCATTCAATTCATATACAATAGCATCAAGAGAACCGATGGCGGAAATAATGAG GTGGAGACCATGGACGTTTCAACACAAGAAAGCAACAACAAGAAGAAAAATGCACTCTCTGTGTTGGCTCTCAAAACAGCAGCTCACCTCAACTGGAACTTGGAAATTTTTGAACAGAA ATTACCTTTGCATATGCAAGATGCTCTCCTCATTGCATTGCTGCACGAGACTTTAGAGGAGATGAGCAGCCCAACAACACATGGGACACTGGACACTGGTCCCTTGCTTCCTTATCAGCTGTTCAGTGTTGCCTTGTATCATCGCTATGCTCTTCGAGCACTCGTACGAACTAAATTACCAGCCAAACCTATCAAGGTCTCCAATGTCCCCAT TCCAGGGCAGCAGGATCCCACACATGAGTCTCGTGAAGTCCAGGAAGGCATATTGAGCGTTCTCGAAAGAGGTGGTGATGTGTCCGTCAGGATTCTAGAACAGTTACTAGGAGCCGGTGAG GTTCGTGCACCAGTGCTACCAACATTCACTGTgcacacccaccatactactgtcATATCTCATGCATGGGAACGCTGCAAGTCTGTAGCAGATGAGCAGTTCAAATGTCAG ATCCACTATGACCTAGGTGCTTACCACTTCCTTCAGGAGAGATACGAAGATGCATATTCTCACTTCTCTGAAGCCTGTAAACTCTTACCAGAATTAGGATCCCATCCAGACTATTGCCAAGTGAATGAGGGCAAGTTGAGGGGGTACTACAAGAGCTGTGCATCCCTCTGTAGTCAGTCAACGCCCTTAGAACAGAGATCACTTTATGACAGATTCTTGCACTCTAGCTGCAGTGGATTTCAG GACTTGATCAAGATTCTGTCGGAAGACAATGTGGCCCTTGAGATTCCATCATACTTGAGGAAGAATCTTGAACTGGAGCTACAAGCTAAACCTGAAAAGGCACCACCAGGATTTCTTCTACAG GTGCAGACATTGAATACTGTTCGGAATGTATTGGAAGGAGACTTGTGGAATAGCAACTATCCTGCTGCCTTAGCTCAAGGTGGCAAACCAGGTGTACAGTTTCTGATTCAG GTTTTAGCTGCAAAGTTTTCAAGGTTTACTAGCTCCCATAAAGAGAGGATACGCTTATTTTTTATAACTGTTAACTTAACATCAAGCATCAAAGAAGTGCTGGTCCCTGCAATCAGAATCTGCCCCCCACTTAAAGCTCTCTTCTCACAAGAGGAACTACTTGCAATGTGGCCACAGTATGAAGAAGGAAGAGCGTGCTCCAATAAGACATCTCCAGATGCCACTGTGACAG ATCCAAACAACCTAAACGATATTATTTGGGACCTGATTCATTCCTACTCGCCACAAGTACTGAAGAGTGCTGTGATGCACTACAAGAATGTCATGCCGCCCAGACTCGACGTGAATAAGAAGGAAATTCCTGAACTTAACGTGAAG TGGGAGATACCAATCCCCATCTACAACACATTAATGAAGCTGCCTCAGACCTCTCAGAGAGAGCTTGTCTTTTTGTATATTGCAAAAGCTGTAGAATTGGCTCAAGCAAAG AGCTTCCAGAGTGCACTAGATTTACTTGATGAAGCTTGCAGCAATTCATCAAAGCTTGCAGGTAGGGACACGGCACGCCTCTCCAAGCTGCTGATGTGGATGGTGCTCATGACCAAGATTCAGCACTGCTTGCATGAATTGCCGTGTGTGGATA ATTCAGTGATGAGTGATCTGACAAATGAAGCTCGAAAATGTTTAAGTGCTCACAATGGACGAGATGGAATTGCTCCGTGGACTGGCGTAAATAACTG GTGTATACTCTTGCTACTTAATGCTGGTGAGTGGAGTAGTCTGCTGGGAGGGGTGTCGCTGCCCTCCCATCTCTACCTCCTGGTGTTGGTCAAGCCCTTGGCAGCAACAGCACGGGCTTTGAGGGAGAAGCTCACCAACAAGACAGTTTGGTATGAACTTTGGGATATAG TGGTTGGAGTCTTGGGGAACAGTGTGCAACACAAACGCTCCAGTTCTGGCCAGTCTACAGCAGTTGAGCGGCACCACGACTCGG TCATTATGAGCCGATCTGCATTTCTGGACTTTCTCGAGAATATTCGAGAACCAAGCTGCCTCTCCATCATCATCTCTCTTCTTGGTCATGTTCTCAATCTTCTGAACCAAGAACCTAGTAATGAAGTACACATTGATCACCTTGCTATGTGGCCATCTACTGATGT TATTGTTTTCAGAACTCTTCCAAAGGAGACGGTGAGAGAGACACTGGTGTGGGTAGTAGATCATGCAACCAGATTGTATCCAACAGCAACACAT acaagtgcagctctgTGCACCTCGTGGCATTTATCACGGGCCGACCTCTCGTACATGAGTGACCAGTACCACAGTGCCCTGGCCGGGTATTTGACGGCTGTGTTTGTTGCCACAGATTTCCTTAGGAATGACAATGGAGGGGATCAGTCAGTATTGACAGACAGCATCATCAGAAGAATGATTCGATGTTGTATGAATCTGAACTGTTACACACAG GCAGCCATCTTGTGCCAGTTCTTGGAGAGCATTGACTACAGCACTGCACTGCGTTGTTTGCAAGAGAGGAACTCCGTCGATgccatggatgcctactactgctGCTTATGGGATGTTTCACTCATCGAGTTCATCATCAACATGCACCAGAAGCGAGGAGAAATACAACGCAGGGATAAAGCC TTGAAAATGATGGGCCTTCTAGAAGTGAACTCCAACAACAACGATGAAATCCAGAGGGAAGCAGCGAAGGTCCGCAAGCACAGGTTTCTGCGTGCCATGGCCAAACAGTACCTGTAG
- the IntS8 gene encoding integrator complex subunit 8 isoform X2, which yields MASDIVAWFEFLLNPTLLESHLNQTNPEPSAIGLIIQFIYNSIKRTDGGNNEVETMDVSTQESNNKKKNALSVLALKTAAHLNWNLEIFEQKLPLHMQDALLIALLHETLEEMSSPTTHGTLDTGPLLPYQLFSVALYHRYALRALVRTKLPAKPIKVSNVPIPGQQDPTHESREVQEGILSVLERGGDVSVRILEQLLGAGEVRAPVLPTFTVHTHHTTVISHAWERCKSVADEQFKCQIHYDLGAYHFLQERYEDAYSHFSEACKLLPELGSHPDYCQVNEGKLRGYYKSCASLCSQSTPLEQRSLYDRFLHSSCSGFQDLIKILSEDNVALEIPSYLRKNLELELQAKPEKAPPGFLLQVQTLNTVRNVLEGDLWNSNYPAALAQGGKPGVQFLIQVLAAKFSRFTSSHKERIRLFFITVNLTSSIKEVLVPAIRICPPLKALFSQEELLAMWPQYEEGRACSNKTSPDATVTDPNNLNDIIWDLIHSYSPQVLKSAVMHYKNVMPPRLDVNKKEIPELNVKWEIPIPIYNTLMKLPQTSQRELVFLYIAKAVELAQAKSFQSALDLLDEACSNSSKLAGRDTARLSKLLMWMVLMTKIQHCLHELPCVDNSVMSDLTNEARKCLSAHNGRDGIAPWTGVNNWCILLLLNAGEWSSLLGGVSLPSHLYLLVLVKPLAATARALREKLTNKTVWYELWDIVVGVLGNSVQHKRSSSGQSTAVERHHDSVIMSRSAFLDFLENIREPSCLSIIISLLGHVLNLLNQEPSNEVHIDHLAMWPSTDVTLPKETVRETLVWVVDHATRLYPTATHTSAALCTSWHLSRADLSYMSDQYHSALAGYLTAVFVATDFLRNDNGGDQSVLTDSIIRRMIRCCMNLNCYTQAAILCQFLESIDYSTALRCLQERNSVDAMDAYYCCLWDVSLIEFIINMHQKRGEIQRRDKALKMMGLLEVNSNNNDEIQREAAKVRKHRFLRAMAKQYL from the exons ATGGCTTCAGACATTGTTGCTTGGTTTGAATTCCTCCTTAATCCTACATTGTTAGAGTCTCACCTGAATCAAACAAATCCAG AACCATCTGCAATTGGACTGATCATTCAATTCATATACAATAGCATCAAGAGAACCGATGGCGGAAATAATGAG GTGGAGACCATGGACGTTTCAACACAAGAAAGCAACAACAAGAAGAAAAATGCACTCTCTGTGTTGGCTCTCAAAACAGCAGCTCACCTCAACTGGAACTTGGAAATTTTTGAACAGAA ATTACCTTTGCATATGCAAGATGCTCTCCTCATTGCATTGCTGCACGAGACTTTAGAGGAGATGAGCAGCCCAACAACACATGGGACACTGGACACTGGTCCCTTGCTTCCTTATCAGCTGTTCAGTGTTGCCTTGTATCATCGCTATGCTCTTCGAGCACTCGTACGAACTAAATTACCAGCCAAACCTATCAAGGTCTCCAATGTCCCCAT TCCAGGGCAGCAGGATCCCACACATGAGTCTCGTGAAGTCCAGGAAGGCATATTGAGCGTTCTCGAAAGAGGTGGTGATGTGTCCGTCAGGATTCTAGAACAGTTACTAGGAGCCGGTGAG GTTCGTGCACCAGTGCTACCAACATTCACTGTgcacacccaccatactactgtcATATCTCATGCATGGGAACGCTGCAAGTCTGTAGCAGATGAGCAGTTCAAATGTCAG ATCCACTATGACCTAGGTGCTTACCACTTCCTTCAGGAGAGATACGAAGATGCATATTCTCACTTCTCTGAAGCCTGTAAACTCTTACCAGAATTAGGATCCCATCCAGACTATTGCCAAGTGAATGAGGGCAAGTTGAGGGGGTACTACAAGAGCTGTGCATCCCTCTGTAGTCAGTCAACGCCCTTAGAACAGAGATCACTTTATGACAGATTCTTGCACTCTAGCTGCAGTGGATTTCAG GACTTGATCAAGATTCTGTCGGAAGACAATGTGGCCCTTGAGATTCCATCATACTTGAGGAAGAATCTTGAACTGGAGCTACAAGCTAAACCTGAAAAGGCACCACCAGGATTTCTTCTACAG GTGCAGACATTGAATACTGTTCGGAATGTATTGGAAGGAGACTTGTGGAATAGCAACTATCCTGCTGCCTTAGCTCAAGGTGGCAAACCAGGTGTACAGTTTCTGATTCAG GTTTTAGCTGCAAAGTTTTCAAGGTTTACTAGCTCCCATAAAGAGAGGATACGCTTATTTTTTATAACTGTTAACTTAACATCAAGCATCAAAGAAGTGCTGGTCCCTGCAATCAGAATCTGCCCCCCACTTAAAGCTCTCTTCTCACAAGAGGAACTACTTGCAATGTGGCCACAGTATGAAGAAGGAAGAGCGTGCTCCAATAAGACATCTCCAGATGCCACTGTGACAG ATCCAAACAACCTAAACGATATTATTTGGGACCTGATTCATTCCTACTCGCCACAAGTACTGAAGAGTGCTGTGATGCACTACAAGAATGTCATGCCGCCCAGACTCGACGTGAATAAGAAGGAAATTCCTGAACTTAACGTGAAG TGGGAGATACCAATCCCCATCTACAACACATTAATGAAGCTGCCTCAGACCTCTCAGAGAGAGCTTGTCTTTTTGTATATTGCAAAAGCTGTAGAATTGGCTCAAGCAAAG AGCTTCCAGAGTGCACTAGATTTACTTGATGAAGCTTGCAGCAATTCATCAAAGCTTGCAGGTAGGGACACGGCACGCCTCTCCAAGCTGCTGATGTGGATGGTGCTCATGACCAAGATTCAGCACTGCTTGCATGAATTGCCGTGTGTGGATA ATTCAGTGATGAGTGATCTGACAAATGAAGCTCGAAAATGTTTAAGTGCTCACAATGGACGAGATGGAATTGCTCCGTGGACTGGCGTAAATAACTG GTGTATACTCTTGCTACTTAATGCTGGTGAGTGGAGTAGTCTGCTGGGAGGGGTGTCGCTGCCCTCCCATCTCTACCTCCTGGTGTTGGTCAAGCCCTTGGCAGCAACAGCACGGGCTTTGAGGGAGAAGCTCACCAACAAGACAGTTTGGTATGAACTTTGGGATATAG TGGTTGGAGTCTTGGGGAACAGTGTGCAACACAAACGCTCCAGTTCTGGCCAGTCTACAGCAGTTGAGCGGCACCACGACTCGG TCATTATGAGCCGATCTGCATTTCTGGACTTTCTCGAGAATATTCGAGAACCAAGCTGCCTCTCCATCATCATCTCTCTTCTTGGTCATGTTCTCAATCTTCTGAACCAAGAACCTAGTAATGAAGTACACATTGATCACCTTGCTATGTGGCCATCTACTGATGT AACTCTTCCAAAGGAGACGGTGAGAGAGACACTGGTGTGGGTAGTAGATCATGCAACCAGATTGTATCCAACAGCAACACAT acaagtgcagctctgTGCACCTCGTGGCATTTATCACGGGCCGACCTCTCGTACATGAGTGACCAGTACCACAGTGCCCTGGCCGGGTATTTGACGGCTGTGTTTGTTGCCACAGATTTCCTTAGGAATGACAATGGAGGGGATCAGTCAGTATTGACAGACAGCATCATCAGAAGAATGATTCGATGTTGTATGAATCTGAACTGTTACACACAG GCAGCCATCTTGTGCCAGTTCTTGGAGAGCATTGACTACAGCACTGCACTGCGTTGTTTGCAAGAGAGGAACTCCGTCGATgccatggatgcctactactgctGCTTATGGGATGTTTCACTCATCGAGTTCATCATCAACATGCACCAGAAGCGAGGAGAAATACAACGCAGGGATAAAGCC TTGAAAATGATGGGCCTTCTAGAAGTGAACTCCAACAACAACGATGAAATCCAGAGGGAAGCAGCGAAGGTCCGCAAGCACAGGTTTCTGCGTGCCATGGCCAAACAGTACCTGTAG